The sequence GACCGGTGCCGATGTCTGCTCGGCCGCTATTCGTGTGGCCCGGGCGTTTACGGGTCGCGAAAAAGTCTTCTGCTGTGGCTATCATGGCTGGCACGACTGGTACATCGCCGTTACGAGCCGGAATGCGGGCATTCCGGATGCGATTCAGGATATGACCTATACGTTTGAATACAACGACATCGACAGCATCAAAGCTGCGCTTGACGAAACCGTTGCTGCGCTGATTCTGGAACCGTTCATCTTCGAAGCGCCTAAACCCGGATTTCTGGAAGAACTGGCTGAGGTATGCCGCCAAAACGGAACTCTGTTGATCTTCGACGAAATGTGGACTGGTTTTCGGATTGCGATCGGTGGTGCACAGGAGTATTTCAATGTCAAACCCGACCTGGCGGTTTATTCCAAAGCCTGCGCGAATGGCATGCCTATCGCCCTCCTGACCGGCCGCGCTGATGTGATGGAACTCTTTAACAGCGAGGTATTTAGCTACACAACCTTCGGCGGAGAAGCACTCTCCCTCGCAGCCTGCATCGCTACAATCAACGAACTGCGCGATAAACAGGTACCGGCTTATCTCGACGAAAAAGGCGGCTTACTGAAAGATGGCTATAACCAGCTGGCTGCTGAACTAGGCCTGTCGCACATCACCAGGTGCATTGGCTATAACTGCCGATCGATGGTTACGTTCGAGCCAGCTGCAGGCAATGGACTGGAACTCAAAACCCTGATGCAGCAGGAAATGATCAAGCGGGGCATCTTGTGGGCGGGTTTTCACAATATGTGTTTCAGTCACTCCGATGAGGATATTGCCTATACGCTTTCGGCCTACAGGGATGTGCTGCCGATTATGAAGGAAGCGATCGAAAGTGGTAACGTTAAATCGTATCTGCACGGTGAAGTGCTCGAAGCAGTATTCCGCAAAACGAGTAATTACAACATCAAACCGAAAATAACAGCCTGAAAATAATCACAGTACCTTGTACAACAAGACATTAGCACTGAAGCCTGTAAGCAAAAAATCGAAAACTTTTTTACTGTGGTTGAAAAATATTCACTTACCGATCGGGTGGCGATTGTGACCGGGGCACTTGGGCTGATCGGACGCAACCACTGCCAGGCGCTGGCGGAAGCTGGAGCCAAGGTCGTTGTGGCCGACCTGAACGAAGAAGCGGCTAAGTCATTCGCTTCTGATTTGGGCGATACTCATTTTGGCATCGGACTCGATGTAACCGATGAAGCGACAGTCAAACAAGTCCGCGACCGGATTCTGGAACGTTATGGCCGAATTGATGTACTGGTCAACAATGCAGCCTTAAACGAAGCTGTCGAAAATCCGGCCATGGCACTGGAATTAACGGCATTCGAAAACTTTCCGGTGGCCCAGTTTCGGGCATCGCTGGAAGTAAATGTAACGGGCGTTTTCCTCTGCGCCCAGGTATTCGGGAGTGTGATGGCCCAACAAGGTAAAGGCAGTATTATCAACGTAGCCTCTACCTATGGGCTTGTGGGTCCCGACCAGCGCATTTACCGCAACGAAGCAGGCGAACAGACTTTTTATAAAACAGCGGCTTACCCGGCCACCAAGGGTGCCGTAGTCAATTTTACCCGGTTTCTGGCTGCCTACTGGGGGCAGAAAGGCGTTCGGGTCAATACGCTCTCGCCGGGCGGTGTAGAAAACGGCCAGAGCGAGTATTTCATATCGAATTACTCCGCTAAAACTGTACTGGGTCGAATGGCCCAACCCGATGAGTATCAGGGGGCTGTTGTTTTTCTGGCCAGCGATGCGTCGGCTTACATGTCGGGGGCCAATCTGGTAGTCGATGGTGGCTGGACGGCTATTTAATGAACTGGTTTATGGAAGTCGGTTGATAATACGTCTGCTCCCGATAACTATAAACCATAAACCGTAAAACAATTTGAATCAGGAATTAATCGAAAAAGCAGCTCGCATAAAACTCCTGTTGACGGACTGCGATGGCGTTCTGACCGATGCAGGCGTTTATTACGGCGAAAACGGCGAAATGTTGAAGAAATTTAACATGCGGGATGGTATGGCCGTTGAGCGACTACGGAAACTGGTGGGTGTTGAGACGGGAATTATAACCGGCGAATCATCGCCATCAGTTGTGTCACGGGCGGCCAAATTAAAGATTACAGAGTTGCACCTTGGCAGTAAGGATAAGCTGTCTTTACTGGCCGAGATCCTGGAACGCAAGGGTTTAGATGCGTCGGAGATAGCGTTCATCGGCGACGACGTCAACGATCTGGAGATCCAGAAAGCCGTAGGATTTTCGGCTTGCCCCGCCGACGCGACCCGATATAACAAATCCATTTCAGATTACTGCTGCGATGCGAAAGGTGGCGAAGGCTGCTTCCGCGAACTGGCTGAGCTGATTATTGACGCCAAACATATTGTATCCGTTCAACTTGCATCAACCATACAACCCAATGAGAACCATTACACTTAACACTGGCCGAAAAATTGGCCAGGGACAACCCAGTTATGTTATTGCCGAAATTGGCATTAACCACAACGGCTCACTCGAACTGGCAAAAAAATTGATCGATGAAGCCGTCGCTGCCAAAGCCGATGCGGTGAAGTTCCAGAAACGGACGCCCGAAGTATGCGTTCCCCGCGATCAGTGGAACGTCATGCGCGACACGCCCTGGGGTCGAATGACCTACATCGACTACAAGCGCAAAACTGAATTTGGCAAGCTGGAATATACGGCCATCGATCAGTACTGTCACGAACAGGGCATTGACTGGTTTGCTTCGGCCTGGGATGTAGAGTCCGTCGATTTTCTGGAAGCCTTCGATCCCTGTCTGTACAAATTGGCCTCTGCCTCCCTGACCGATCTGGCGCTAATCGAAAAAATTCTGCATACGGGTCGCCCACTCATGCTCTCGACGGGCATGTCGACCATGGCTGAAATCGAAGAAGCGATTTCACTCGTTGAAGAATACGATACCGACTACCCGCTTCTGGTTGCTCATTCGACCTCGGCTTACCCCTGCAAACCCGAAGAATTAAATCTACGGATGGTCCCAACCCTCCAGGCTGCATACCCAACTATTCCGATTGGTTATTCGGGACATGAAACAGGCCTTTCGACAACGGTTGCCGCGGTTACGCTGGGAGCAACCTTCGTGGAGCGCCATTTCACCCTCGACCGGGCTATGTGGGGTTCTGACCATGCCGCTTCGGTTGAACCACAGGGATTACAGCGGCTGGTCCGCGACATTCGCGATGTCGAAACCGCCCTCGGCGATGGAGTAAAAAAAGTATATGAAACTGAACTAGGGCCGATGAAGCGGCTACGGTTAAATATTAATTCCGCTTTTTCGGTTTAATTGCCCTAGGACTTTTGCTTCGAGCCGTGTCACGGTAACTAATCGTGTATCTAGTAACCGTGACACGGCTCGAAGCAAAAGTCTTATGCCGGTGGAACATTATTTTAGAACGATACGGTTTGTATGATACAATTGATGAATCATACACTTTGGCGACACCAGCTACCGTATCACCCTCAAACACTTGTTAAACATTATGCCGCAGGCAGAATTATTACGAATCACGACCGCTATTCTGGTGGTCTGGATCGTCGGCATTCTTATCTGGGAACGGGTTGCACCCTACCGCAAGGGGCTTCCGCTGTTTCGTGAAGGATTCTGGGTTGACCTGGTCTGGTATACCCTTATTCAGAGTTACTTTCTCAAGATCCTGATTTTTGATTACATTATTGCTCCACTGCAAACGCACTTCGACTGGTCAGACTGGCAATTTGTCAGGCACTGGCCAGTTTGGGTACAGGTGTTCTTTTTTCTGTTTACCCACGACCTGTACATTTACCTTTTTCATCGCTTTCAACACGCAAACAAGTGGCTCTGGCGTACACATGAAGCCCATCACTCCAATAAGGAGGTCGATTTTCTGGCTGGATCGCGTTCCCATGTTGTCGAGATCATCATCAACCAGACCATCGAGTTTGCGCCCATTATTCTGCTCGGTGCCGATCCGGCCGTAATTCCGATCAAAGCGTTGCTGGATGCTATGTTCGGGATGTTTATCCATGCCAATATTCGGGTTAAGCTAGGGCCATTAAAGTATATCTTTAATAGTCCGCACCTTCATTTGTGGCATCATGCTAATTATCAGGAAGTTTTCCATGCTAACTTTGGCACGAAGTTTTCGTTTTTCGACTATCTGCTTGGCACGGCCTACGATCCTGAACATACGCCAGGCAATCTTCCGGAAAACTGGGGCTTATATTATGATTACCCGAAAGACTATTTTTTGCAGCACGCTTTTTCAGTGAAACGGTTTGACGAACGAAAGCTCTTGACCAATAAATGGTTTACACGCTATTACATGCTTCGCCCCAACCTGCTGCGTTTCATGAAGAAACGGCTCAACCGACAAACGAATCCCTCGCCATTAGAAACTGAAAACGTAAACTGATTGTGCAAGCCTGGTTGTTTCTGTTCATCGCAGCTTCCTTTGAAACTGCCTGGACCTATTCCGTTAAATATATGACGTTCGATCTGTTGAAAACGCTCCGCTGGAATACGTTTTACACCCCGAATGTCGGTTTGCCAATTCTGCTTCCGTTTGTTGGCTATGTTGTATTTGGGATAGCCAATATCTATTTTTTCTCACAGGCCATTAAACAGATTCCAACACCAACCGCCTTTGCGGTCTGGACTGCTATGGCCCTGGCATTGATCAAAGCCGTCGATGTGTTTATTTTCAAAACCAACTGGTCCCTGACCGAACTGTTTTTTCTGACACTTATTGGCGTTGGCATTATCGGTTTACGGGTTTACTCGGCGGGATGATCCTTTTTTGTATTACTTATTTTCTATGCACAAGGGTTGAATATCTATTTCATTAGTGGGCTGGGCGCTGACAAGCGTATTTTTCAAAAATTAGTACTACCTGACTATTACCAATTCATTTATTTGGACTGGCTACCTGTTATGCCCAGTGATACTTTGGAAAGTTATGCTTTTCGAATGGCACAACTGATTGATACATCAGTACCGTTTTATGTAATTGGTGTCTCATTTGGTGGTATGATTGCGACTGAAATAGCAAAAAAACTGAAGCCACTGAAAACAATTATCATTTCAAGTATAGGTCTTTCTGCAGGCTTGCCCTGGTATTGGCGCTTTTTTGGCAAGCTCTCACTCGATCGATTTATTCCTGTGACCATTTTTGCCTTACCTATAGCACCTACTTACTGGCTTTTTGGAGCAAAAGACGCTGCGACGAAGCTTCTTTTAAAGCAAATACTTCTTGATACCGATAAAGTCTTCATGAAATGGGCAATTCGAGCAATTTTAACCTGGGATAATCAACGCATACCTACTTCTGTCATCCATATTCATGGTACACATGACAAAATCCTACCAATTCGGTTCACAACGCCTGACCTCATTGTTATGCAAGGTGGTCATTTGATGGTTTATAGCCACAGTAATGAGGTATCGCATTTAGTAGGTTTATTGCTAATTTGACAGAATACGAGTCCGGGTTTAACCAAAAATCCCCTTCCCTTTCGCACATTTTCATTTTTCCTGTGTTTCTTTGACGGGGTGCAGAAGGCATCCCGTTTTATCAATGACTCAATTACTCAAAGACCTTACCCCTCGGCAGATTGTTGCCGAATTGGATCAATACATCATCGGCCAGAACGATGCCAAACGCAACGTAGCGATTGCCCTTCGTAACCGCTGGCGCCGGATGAACAGTACGGCCGATATGCAGCGTGAAATTACGCCTAACAATATTCTGATGATCGGCGCAACGGGCGTTGGGAAAACCGAAATTGCCCGAAGACTCGCAAAAATTGCTGATGCGCCCTTTATAAAAGTCGAAGCTTCGAAGTTTACCGAAGTTGGTTATGTCGGTCGTGATGTCGAAAGCATGGTGCGCGATCTGGTCGAACAGTCGGTTAATATGGTGCGGGCGGCAAAAAAAGAGGCCGTTCAGGTTCGGGCCCAGCAACTCGTTGAAGATGCCATTCTCGACATTCTGATTCCGCCCGTAAAATCGGCGAATGGCCAACTGGGTTTTGAGACTGATGTCAAAGATCCCGATGCCGAGCTGAATGAACGAACCCGTGAGCGGTTCCGCGAGAAGATACGCTCCGGCGAAATGGACGACCGTAAGATTGATATCGATGTCCAGCAAAGTCAGACGCCGAACATCGGCATCATGGGCGGTGCCGTTGATGACCTGTCGATGATGAACATTCAGGAAATGATTGGGGGCATGTTGCCCAAACGCGGCAAAAAACGCAAAGTCACTATCGCTGAAGCCCGAACGATTCTACTTGAAGAAGAAGCGGCTAAGCTGATCGATATGGACGAAGTAAAGGAAGAAGCGATCCGTAAAGCAGAAGATGCCGGTATAATTTTCATCGACGAAATCGATAAGGTAGCTTCTTCCCGTTCGGGTAATGGTGGTGGCCCCGATGTAAGTCGTGAGGGTGTTCAGCGTGATCTGTTGCCCATCGTTGAGGGCAGCGCGGTCAATACCAAGTATGGTGTTATCCATACCGATCACATTCTGTTCATTGCTGCCGGCGCCTTCCATGTTACCAAACCCAGCGATCTGATTCCGGAGCTACAGGGCCGTTTCCCGATCCGGGTCGAGCTGCAAAGCCTGTCGGAGAATGATTTTTACCAGATTTTAAAAGAACCAAAAAATGCGTTGACCAAGCAATATGTGGCGATGTTGGCTGCCGAAGGGGTAGAACTGAGTTTTCAGGACGATGCCCTGCGCGAAATGGCTCATATTGCTTTCGAAGTCAATGCCGAGGTTGAAAACATTGGTGCCCGACGACTACAGACCGTTCTGAGCCATCTTATGAACGATTTCATGTTTGATATTCCGGACGTTATCGGAGCCAATGCGCACGTAGTGGTTACGAAAGAGCTGGTCAATGAAAAACTCGACGGCTTAGTGCAAAACCGCGATTTAAGCCAATTTATTTTGTAAGCTATAAACGTGGTCGGAAGATCGAGACGGCCAGGCTGTACGAAAACCTGCATCCGGGCTTTAGCGATCTTTCGACCACAAAGTAAGTGTCTGAATCACCTGGTCAACGGCCCGATCTGTGTCAGATCGTTTACGGTCGGGTGGGTCAAATCGATTGAAAGGACGAAGCTCCAGAACAAACGTTTCGTCAACGGTTTCGTCGTCAATGGGCGTGTATAGCTTATAACCCACAACGTTAATTGGGATCAGTCCATGCTGGCTCTTGAAACGGGTCAATATAAAACTTACGAATCGTTCTACCTTTTCAATCATTATTCCATCCGCAGGCACAAACCGGACTTCAGCCCGATTTCGATCGACAATCGTCTGCTCGTCGGGGCGAAAATGTCCTTCGCAACTCGAGAATGTACGCACAACTCCCGTTGCATTCAAAGCCTCGACCAACGGCCGGATGTGGGGTTCGAGGTCAGTGATCATGGCTCTCCGTCGATTAGCGCCATTTCGTCAGCCTCATCAATCGGGTGACGACCTGGCTTTTGTCGTTGGCGCCAGAGCCATCCCAGGTAGAAAACAGCAATCATGGCAAGTCCCCCTGACACCGCAAAGGATGAATCGATACCTGCTTCTCCAGTGATGTGATTGAGCAGCCAGCCCGATGCCAGTGCGCCAATTCCTATGCCTGCTTCGAGCGCAATATACATGGTCGCCATGGCCCGGCCCCGCGTCGCTTCATTGCTCAGATCAGCCGTCCACGCCTGTATGGTCGGTGAATTCATTCCCCACGACATACCATAGAATATAGCTGCTGTCCAGAACCAACTGGGCGCATTGCGATCCGATGGGTCGGTCAGAATAAGTAGTACCATCGAAAAGGCAAGTACCGCAGTTGAGATAAACAAAACCGGTAATCGTCCGTAGCGATCCGATGATTTACTGAACAGCAACCGGACAGCCAGTGATGCAATGGTGTAAACGGTAAAAAACAATCCCTTATTGGCGATCCCAAGCGATGCGCTGACTGTGCCAATTACGGTTAAAATCACCCCCGACGAAAATGACTGAAGCAGGAGAACCAAAAACGGTGGAAGGGCTTGTTTATCAAACAGTTCTTCTCGTTTCAGGCGTAATAAACCAAACCGGAACGGCTGCCGGTTGACCAGTGTTTCAGGCATCTGGAGCAGAATGCCTATCGATAACAACGCAAAAGCCGATGAAGTCCAGAACATGACATTCATGGAATAGTCGTCGGCTAACCAACTGCCAATAGCAGGCCCCAGCGACATGCCCATTGCTGTGAATAGGCCGAGCATACCCATTGCTTCGCCCCGCCGGGTGGCTGGAACTACATCGGCAACATAGGCCGATGTAGCGGTCGGTTTGGTTCCAGTCGAAAAACCATGAATGAGTCGGAGGGTCAGAAACCCCCATACGGTTAGGAGATAAGGATACAAAAACCCGCATAAAAAGCAGACGATCGACCCAAATGCCATAACGGGTACTCGCCCGACAGTATCGGTGATTTTTCCACTAAATGGCCGTGAAACACCTGCGGTAAGCGTAAACAGGGCGATAATGAGCCCCACGTATTCCCGCCCGCCCAGCTTCGTCAGGTAGTCGGGAAGCTCAGGAATCATCATCGAAAAACTTGCCGAAAACAGGAAGTTACTGACACACAGCAACCAAAACGAGAGCGTGTAAAGAGAGGGGCCGCGTGAGGTTGAGCGAAAGAGAGACAAGTTTGTACTGGTAGTTTGTGGCTGCAAAGTTAGCCCGTTCTCCTGAACAACGAACGGCAAACAGCCTGACAACTCCACAAACTACCGACTTTATTTTAGCTCTGGCGTTGTATTGCCTCCATCAAGTACAAATCGCCACTGTCCATTACGCTGACGTTTCCACACGGTTACATAAACACCATGTTGCTCGTTACGCTTCCCGGTTTCGTTTTTACTCGTCAGCATCCACTGGCCAAACGTATACCCTAACTCGCCCGACTGAGCCGCATCAGTTTTAAGCACCTGCCAGGTCAATACTGAGCCATTTGCAGGTATTCGGCTCATTTGCGCCCGGAGGGAATCAAAACCAACCGTTGGAGCTGCCCCCTCATTCATCCGGATGACATCGTTTGCGGCATAAGTTATAAAAGCTTTCGACATGCCTTGTTTTTCTGACATAATGCTGAAATTCTGATCTGTTTCCCGAATTTCGTCAATGGCTTTCTGACGGATGGCCGCGGCTGGGTTCATGGATCGTGGACTATCGACCCGGGTGCGACATGAACACGCCAGACTGATAACCAGCAGAATAAATACCGAATACTTCATTACGGAGGGGTGAATGGAAAACGTTACGGGTACAAAAATGAGCCAAATTCTGTCTGTCTCTCATGTAGCTCACTTTTACAAACAAAAATCGCGGGTTTTCACCCGCGTTGTACAATAGCCAAGATTATTGGGTTCAATCATCTAGCGTATTTGGCCTGCATCTTTTTAATGAAGTTGAGGCCATTTTCGGCAATATCCCACGGATCATTATACTCCCGCCAGACATTGATTGAATTGGCAAAATCTACATCATTGCGGGTAAAAGCTTCAATTGTCATCCAGCCGGTATAGTTCAGTTCAGCCAGTGTCCGGAACGTATCGTCCCAGGGAATATGTCCATCACCCGGCGTTCCCCGGTCATTTTCGCTGATGTGAACATGGGCCAAAACAGGTGCAATCGTACGGATGGCATCCGGGAAACGCTTCTCTTCCATATTGGCATGATGGGTATCAAACATAGCCTGTACATTCGGGTGGTCGGTTCGGCGAATTAAATCCAGCAATTGTTCCATCGTATTACAGAGGTAACATTCGAAGCGATTTAACGCTTCGGGTGTCAATACGATATTGGCCTGTTTGGCATATTCGCCAGCCGCATGAAGAACTTCTGCGCTATATGCGTACTCCTCTGGTTGTGGCTCACGTCGGCTGAATGTCGCAAATGCCGAGTGCATTGGGCCACAAATGATTGTTGCACCCATCGCATGAGCCCGGTCAATGGCTCCTTTCAGAAAATCCAATGCCTGTTCGCGAATTCTGGCAGATTCACTGGCTGGATTTTCATCAGGTCCAACAACCATAACAGTGGTACTTTGCAATCCAAGCTGCTGTAAATGATTACCAAACTGGCGATAGGCAGAAATATCCTGATTGTCGATAAAACATTCGATTCCGTCGTAGCCAATGGCTTTTAGTCGCTCAGCAATTGGATTCATTTTCTCGGAAATAGGTGCCGACCAGGCCAATAAATTGAATCCAA comes from Spirosoma aureum and encodes:
- a CDS encoding aminotransferase class III-fold pyridoxal phosphate-dependent enzyme; the protein is MNSIRFNETFPDITVSDQYYERALAVQKPITQTLAKGPGQFTKGIAPKYLDRGKGAHVWDVDGNEYLDFNAAIGPVSLGYCYPVVDEAIRQQLSKGITFSLMHPLEVELSELIQEVIPNAEAVKISKTGADVCSAAIRVARAFTGREKVFCCGYHGWHDWYIAVTSRNAGIPDAIQDMTYTFEYNDIDSIKAALDETVAALILEPFIFEAPKPGFLEELAEVCRQNGTLLIFDEMWTGFRIAIGGAQEYFNVKPDLAVYSKACANGMPIALLTGRADVMELFNSEVFSYTTFGGEALSLAACIATINELRDKQVPAYLDEKGGLLKDGYNQLAAELGLSHITRCIGYNCRSMVTFEPAAGNGLELKTLMQQEMIKRGILWAGFHNMCFSHSDEDIAYTLSAYRDVLPIMKEAIESGNVKSYLHGEVLEAVFRKTSNYNIKPKITA
- a CDS encoding SDR family oxidoreductase: MVEKYSLTDRVAIVTGALGLIGRNHCQALAEAGAKVVVADLNEEAAKSFASDLGDTHFGIGLDVTDEATVKQVRDRILERYGRIDVLVNNAALNEAVENPAMALELTAFENFPVAQFRASLEVNVTGVFLCAQVFGSVMAQQGKGSIINVASTYGLVGPDQRIYRNEAGEQTFYKTAAYPATKGAVVNFTRFLAAYWGQKGVRVNTLSPGGVENGQSEYFISNYSAKTVLGRMAQPDEYQGAVVFLASDASAYMSGANLVVDGGWTAI
- a CDS encoding KdsC family phosphatase; its protein translation is MNQELIEKAARIKLLLTDCDGVLTDAGVYYGENGEMLKKFNMRDGMAVERLRKLVGVETGIITGESSPSVVSRAAKLKITELHLGSKDKLSLLAEILERKGLDASEIAFIGDDVNDLEIQKAVGFSACPADATRYNKSISDYCCDAKGGEGCFRELAELIIDAKHIVSVQLASTIQPNENHYT
- a CDS encoding N-acetylneuraminate synthase family protein, encoding MRTITLNTGRKIGQGQPSYVIAEIGINHNGSLELAKKLIDEAVAAKADAVKFQKRTPEVCVPRDQWNVMRDTPWGRMTYIDYKRKTEFGKLEYTAIDQYCHEQGIDWFASAWDVESVDFLEAFDPCLYKLASASLTDLALIEKILHTGRPLMLSTGMSTMAEIEEAISLVEEYDTDYPLLVAHSTSAYPCKPEELNLRMVPTLQAAYPTIPIGYSGHETGLSTTVAAVTLGATFVERHFTLDRAMWGSDHAASVEPQGLQRLVRDIRDVETALGDGVKKVYETELGPMKRLRLNINSAFSV
- a CDS encoding sterol desaturase family protein gives rise to the protein MPQAELLRITTAILVVWIVGILIWERVAPYRKGLPLFREGFWVDLVWYTLIQSYFLKILIFDYIIAPLQTHFDWSDWQFVRHWPVWVQVFFFLFTHDLYIYLFHRFQHANKWLWRTHEAHHSNKEVDFLAGSRSHVVEIIINQTIEFAPIILLGADPAVIPIKALLDAMFGMFIHANIRVKLGPLKYIFNSPHLHLWHHANYQEVFHANFGTKFSFFDYLLGTAYDPEHTPGNLPENWGLYYDYPKDYFLQHAFSVKRFDERKLLTNKWFTRYYMLRPNLLRFMKKRLNRQTNPSPLETENVN
- a CDS encoding DMT family transporter; this encodes MQAWLFLFIAASFETAWTYSVKYMTFDLLKTLRWNTFYTPNVGLPILLPFVGYVVFGIANIYFFSQAIKQIPTPTAFAVWTAMALALIKAVDVFIFKTNWSLTELFFLTLIGVGIIGLRVYSAG
- a CDS encoding alpha/beta hydrolase; protein product: MNIYFISGLGADKRIFQKLVLPDYYQFIYLDWLPVMPSDTLESYAFRMAQLIDTSVPFYVIGVSFGGMIATEIAKKLKPLKTIIISSIGLSAGLPWYWRFFGKLSLDRFIPVTIFALPIAPTYWLFGAKDAATKLLLKQILLDTDKVFMKWAIRAILTWDNQRIPTSVIHIHGTHDKILPIRFTTPDLIVMQGGHLMVYSHSNEVSHLVGLLLI
- the hslU gene encoding ATP-dependent protease ATPase subunit HslU, coding for MTQLLKDLTPRQIVAELDQYIIGQNDAKRNVAIALRNRWRRMNSTADMQREITPNNILMIGATGVGKTEIARRLAKIADAPFIKVEASKFTEVGYVGRDVESMVRDLVEQSVNMVRAAKKEAVQVRAQQLVEDAILDILIPPVKSANGQLGFETDVKDPDAELNERTRERFREKIRSGEMDDRKIDIDVQQSQTPNIGIMGGAVDDLSMMNIQEMIGGMLPKRGKKRKVTIAEARTILLEEEAAKLIDMDEVKEEAIRKAEDAGIIFIDEIDKVASSRSGNGGGPDVSREGVQRDLLPIVEGSAVNTKYGVIHTDHILFIAAGAFHVTKPSDLIPELQGRFPIRVELQSLSENDFYQILKEPKNALTKQYVAMLAAEGVELSFQDDALREMAHIAFEVNAEVENIGARRLQTVLSHLMNDFMFDIPDVIGANAHVVVTKELVNEKLDGLVQNRDLSQFIL
- a CDS encoding MFS transporter, encoding MSLFRSTSRGPSLYTLSFWLLCVSNFLFSASFSMMIPELPDYLTKLGGREYVGLIIALFTLTAGVSRPFSGKITDTVGRVPVMAFGSIVCFLCGFLYPYLLTVWGFLTLRLIHGFSTGTKPTATSAYVADVVPATRRGEAMGMLGLFTAMGMSLGPAIGSWLADDYSMNVMFWTSSAFALLSIGILLQMPETLVNRQPFRFGLLRLKREELFDKQALPPFLVLLLQSFSSGVILTVIGTVSASLGIANKGLFFTVYTIASLAVRLLFSKSSDRYGRLPVLFISTAVLAFSMVLLILTDPSDRNAPSWFWTAAIFYGMSWGMNSPTIQAWTADLSNEATRGRAMATMYIALEAGIGIGALASGWLLNHITGEAGIDSSFAVSGGLAMIAVFYLGWLWRQRQKPGRHPIDEADEMALIDGEP
- a CDS encoding YybH family protein translates to MKYSVFILLVISLACSCRTRVDSPRSMNPAAAIRQKAIDEIRETDQNFSIMSEKQGMSKAFITYAANDVIRMNEGAAPTVGFDSLRAQMSRIPANGSVLTWQVLKTDAAQSGELGYTFGQWMLTSKNETGKRNEQHGVYVTVWKRQRNGQWRFVLDGGNTTPELK
- a CDS encoding sugar phosphate isomerase/epimerase family protein; the encoded protein is MSPIGFNLLAWSAPISEKMNPIAERLKAIGYDGIECFIDNQDISAYRQFGNHLQQLGLQSTTVMVVGPDENPASESARIREQALDFLKGAIDRAHAMGATIICGPMHSAFATFSRREPQPEEYAYSAEVLHAAGEYAKQANIVLTPEALNRFECYLCNTMEQLLDLIRRTDHPNVQAMFDTHHANMEEKRFPDAIRTIAPVLAHVHISENDRGTPGDGHIPWDDTFRTLAELNYTGWMTIEAFTRNDVDFANSINVWREYNDPWDIAENGLNFIKKMQAKYAR